A section of the Gemmatimonadaceae bacterium genome encodes:
- the rnpA gene encoding ribonuclease P protein component, with protein MTRGADLERIRLEGKALRTSALLVRVSASPHARLRVGIVVPRYGHSAVDRNRLKRRLREFVRLHILPLGVPSDVVIWAQRSAYRLDFAQLQGQMELVVTKLQRTREVAGGTTPGAEGDDILPRPSGGA; from the coding sequence ATCACGCGCGGTGCCGACCTCGAGCGCATACGACTAGAGGGGAAGGCTCTCCGAACGAGCGCGCTACTGGTTCGGGTGAGCGCTTCCCCTCACGCGCGTTTGCGAGTGGGCATTGTCGTCCCGCGCTATGGTCACTCGGCCGTGGACCGCAATAGGCTGAAACGGCGCCTGCGGGAGTTCGTACGATTGCACATCCTGCCGTTAGGCGTTCCGTCGGACGTCGTGATCTGGGCGCAACGGTCGGCGTATCGACTGGACTTCGCCCAACTGCAGGGGCAAATGGAACTGGTCGTCACCAAGCTGCAACGCACGCGGGAGGTGGCCGGAGGGACAACGCCCGGAGCAGAGGGCGATGACATCCTGCCACGACCTTCAGGGGGCGCGTGA
- the mnmE gene encoding tRNA uridine-5-carboxymethylaminomethyl(34) synthesis GTPase MnmE — protein MLVRDDTIAALSTPAGRGAIAIVRLSGGDAHRIAARLVTPWPDAPRVVTRSLVRDDRDDSVIDQAMVTRFDAPRSYTGEPMVEIACHGGVAVSSAILEALSRQGARSAEPGEFTQRAVLNGKMDLLQAEAVADLVDARTHALRRTAVQQLDGGLTRTLRELRERILHVEALLAYDIDFPEEDDGPIARETIESAAREARAGIARLLATVPRGEIARDGAVVVIAGAPNAGKSSLFNALLGETRAIVTEVPGTTRDAIEARVESGRWPLRLVDTAGLRETRDVVERLGIEVSERHIRAAHIVLVCGETRAAIAEALSHVEALGPAPRIAVLTKTDLAADDGGVAAGADATVAVSALHREGLDRLLGEVHAVLERQVGDVAPELPVLTRERHRVALQTAHDEMDRFLAIWRTPMAPASVAAVHIRSATHALDELIGNVDVDDVLDRVFRSFCVGK, from the coding sequence ATGCTGGTCCGTGATGACACCATCGCCGCGCTGAGCACCCCCGCAGGACGCGGCGCGATCGCCATTGTCCGACTCAGCGGGGGTGACGCGCATCGTATCGCGGCCCGACTCGTGACGCCGTGGCCAGACGCGCCGCGCGTGGTGACGCGCTCCCTCGTGCGCGACGATCGCGATGACAGCGTGATCGACCAGGCGATGGTGACGCGTTTCGACGCCCCGCGGAGCTACACGGGCGAGCCGATGGTGGAGATTGCCTGCCATGGTGGAGTCGCGGTGTCGTCGGCGATCCTGGAGGCACTGTCGCGGCAGGGGGCGCGAAGCGCCGAGCCCGGAGAGTTCACGCAGCGCGCCGTGCTGAACGGGAAGATGGACCTCCTGCAGGCCGAGGCCGTTGCCGACCTGGTCGATGCGCGGACGCATGCCCTGCGCCGGACCGCGGTGCAGCAGCTGGACGGTGGGCTGACGCGCACGTTGCGCGAGCTGCGCGAGCGCATCCTGCACGTGGAGGCGCTGCTGGCGTACGATATCGACTTCCCGGAGGAAGACGACGGTCCCATCGCGCGGGAGACGATCGAGAGCGCGGCGCGTGAGGCGCGCGCGGGCATTGCCCGTCTCCTGGCGACGGTTCCGCGGGGCGAGATTGCACGTGACGGGGCCGTCGTGGTGATTGCCGGGGCGCCGAATGCCGGGAAATCGTCACTGTTCAACGCGCTCCTTGGCGAGACGCGGGCAATTGTCACCGAGGTGCCCGGGACGACACGCGATGCCATCGAGGCGCGCGTGGAGTCGGGGCGGTGGCCGCTGCGGTTGGTGGATACGGCCGGCCTGCGCGAGACGCGCGACGTGGTTGAGCGCCTGGGGATCGAGGTCAGCGAGCGACACATCCGGGCGGCGCACATCGTCCTCGTGTGCGGCGAGACACGCGCCGCCATTGCGGAGGCACTGTCGCACGTGGAGGCGCTGGGTCCGGCACCGCGCATCGCGGTGCTCACGAAGACTGACCTGGCGGCCGATGATGGCGGCGTTGCAGCTGGCGCCGATGCGACCGTTGCCGTGAGCGCACTGCACCGTGAGGGGCTCGACCGGCTCCTGGGCGAGGTGCATGCCGTCCTGGAGCGACAGGTCGGCGATGTGGCGCCGGAGCTACCGGTGCTCACGCGTGAGCGACATCGTGTGGCGCTGCAGACGGCACACGATGAGATGGATCGCTTCCTTGCCATATGGCGCACACCGATGGCGCCGGCGTCGGTCGCGGCGGTTCACATCCGGAGCGCGACGCACGCGCTGGATGAACTGATCGGTAATGTGGATGTGGACGACGTGCTGGACCGCGTCTTCCGTTCGTTCTGCGTGGGGAAGTAG
- the yidD gene encoding membrane protein insertion efficiency factor YidD encodes MRHVAIALVRIYQMFIGPLVPAVCRFYPSCSQYAIEALEKHGAFRGTLLAAKRIARCHPLHPGGFDPVP; translated from the coding sequence ATGCGACACGTCGCAATCGCGCTGGTGCGCATCTACCAGATGTTCATCGGTCCGCTCGTTCCCGCCGTGTGCCGGTTTTACCCGTCGTGCTCCCAGTACGCGATCGAGGCGCTCGAGAAGCACGGCGCCTTTCGCGGTACCCTCCTGGCAGCGAAGCGTATTGCCCGCTGTCATCCGCTGCACCCTGGCGGATTTGATCCTGTGCCCTGA
- a CDS encoding TetR/AcrR family transcriptional regulator yields the protein MPAAKRQDVRASEARERLLQATLRCAARDGGAALSLQAIAEEAAVSKALVLYHYRDKEQLLATAIRWLTARLLEREGKALVQSTASSVLEDYWRWLEEEISEGELRVLIELSQERGDETRRALEESSLQRQARAEQTVARVFQLLDLSPRLPAAMIAASELAFRDGLVLWAWRQPDRSARVSFDVFWLSLLSLAR from the coding sequence ATGCCCGCCGCCAAACGCCAGGATGTGCGCGCGAGTGAAGCGCGCGAGCGACTGTTGCAGGCCACGTTGCGTTGCGCCGCGCGCGACGGGGGCGCAGCGCTGTCGCTGCAGGCCATCGCAGAAGAGGCAGCGGTGTCGAAGGCGCTCGTCCTCTATCACTATCGTGACAAGGAGCAGTTGCTTGCCACGGCGATTCGCTGGCTCACCGCGCGCTTGCTGGAGCGCGAGGGGAAAGCGCTGGTGCAGTCCACCGCGAGTTCGGTGCTGGAGGACTACTGGCGATGGCTGGAGGAGGAGATCAGCGAAGGCGAGCTACGCGTCTTGATCGAGTTGTCGCAGGAGCGGGGGGACGAGACGCGACGTGCGTTGGAGGAATCGTCGCTGCAACGCCAGGCGCGCGCCGAACAGACGGTCGCACGCGTCTTCCAGTTGCTGGACCTGTCGCCGCGGCTTCCGGCGGCGATGATCGCGGCGAGTGAGCTGGCCTTCCGCGACGGGCTGGTCCTGTGGGCGTGGAGACAACCCGATCGCAGCGCTCGCGTCTCGTTCGACGTGTTCTGGCTGTCACTTCTCAGTCTGGCGCGCTGA
- the upp gene encoding uracil phosphoribosyltransferase: protein MHNTPAGSTPSRAARPSLTIVRHPLIQHKLTLMRDRRTPKKIFKELVDEIAMLMAYEATATLSLDEIVVQTPLEQATGWQVSGKKLTLVPILRAGLGMVEGILRLVPSARVGHIGLYRDHDTLEPVDYYFKVPGDAAERDFFLLDPMLATGGSAVSAIDSLKRTGATRIRFLCLVAAPEGVARVHDAHPDVPIYCASLDRELNAHGYILPGLGDAGDRLFGTR, encoded by the coding sequence ATGCACAACACCCCTGCCGGCTCGACGCCATCGCGCGCCGCGCGTCCATCGCTCACGATCGTCAGGCATCCGCTCATCCAGCACAAGCTCACGCTGATGCGCGATCGCCGAACGCCAAAGAAGATCTTCAAGGAACTCGTCGACGAAATCGCGATGCTCATGGCCTACGAAGCGACGGCGACGTTGTCGCTCGATGAGATCGTCGTGCAAACGCCACTCGAGCAGGCCACCGGGTGGCAAGTGAGCGGGAAGAAGCTCACGCTCGTCCCCATCCTTCGCGCAGGGCTCGGGATGGTCGAGGGAATCCTTCGCCTGGTGCCATCAGCACGCGTCGGCCACATCGGGCTGTATCGCGATCACGACACGCTCGAACCGGTCGACTACTACTTCAAGGTCCCGGGCGACGCCGCGGAGCGAGACTTCTTCCTTCTCGACCCCATGCTCGCCACGGGCGGTAGCGCCGTCTCGGCGATCGACTCCCTCAAGCGCACCGGCGCCACGCGCATCCGCTTTCTCTGCTTGGTCGCGGCGCCGGAAGGGGTGGCGCGTGTCCACGACGCGCATCCCGACGTCCCCATCTACTGCGCGTCGCTCGATCGCGAACTCAACGCGCACGGCTACATCCTGCCAGGGCTCGGCGACGCCGGCGATCGCCTCTTCGGGACGCGCTGA
- the yidC gene encoding membrane protein insertase YidC, translated as MDKRTILALALVALVIMITPKLFPTSMTKGRAKPVAGTTDSSQSGAAVAAPSGQASVPPGSTIGPSAPAAPTLAATSTDSTGPVKPESTTVTSAVADYVFSNQGAAPMSVRLPSYRALDKVNENVTITSGNGRSLISYRVLGATDTLALASVSFTLERSTASSGATVLDYRGSANGRALSLKYTIVPDSFLARVEGSVGVDANGQPARFVLIDLPNTFHSFEADSLDDQNHFAFALKPRGRGAEGVPFGKLDPGERHLVQGPLVWAAAKSKYFIVGVLGSEGDDSFAEAVTVGGPRTTKRATSATGTVVTRLNNGTFRFELYTGPQQYKRLQALGREFENSNPYGGWLQGVVQPFATVVMKILLWMRATLKLDYGWLLVIFGIAVRLILWPLNHGAMRTSMRMQRIQPELNDIQKRYKADPQKMQSEMMRVYKEHDMSPFSTFAGCLPMLLPMPVLFALFFVFQNTIEFRGVPFLWLADISIKDPYYIVPLLMGVSMFLLSWIGMRNSPPNPQAKMMLYIFPVMMTFLFANFASGLNLYYAIQNIAALPQQWLIANERGKLGGGGGKKG; from the coding sequence ATGGACAAACGCACGATCCTGGCGCTCGCGCTCGTAGCGCTCGTCATCATGATCACGCCGAAGCTCTTTCCGACGTCGATGACGAAAGGGCGAGCCAAGCCAGTCGCCGGGACGACCGACAGCAGCCAATCTGGCGCTGCGGTTGCCGCGCCATCCGGGCAGGCAAGCGTTCCACCTGGAAGCACAATCGGTCCCTCGGCTCCGGCAGCACCAACGCTCGCGGCGACCAGCACCGATTCGACCGGTCCGGTAAAGCCCGAGTCGACGACGGTGACCAGTGCTGTGGCCGACTACGTGTTCAGCAATCAGGGCGCTGCGCCGATGTCGGTGCGCCTGCCGAGTTACCGCGCGCTGGACAAGGTGAACGAGAACGTCACCATCACCTCCGGGAACGGGCGATCGCTCATCTCCTACCGGGTCCTCGGGGCGACGGACACGCTGGCATTGGCATCGGTGTCCTTCACGCTGGAACGCTCAACCGCGAGCAGCGGTGCGACGGTGCTTGACTACAGGGGTAGCGCCAACGGGCGTGCCCTGTCGCTCAAGTACACGATCGTGCCGGACTCCTTCCTGGCGCGCGTTGAAGGATCGGTTGGCGTCGATGCCAACGGGCAACCAGCGCGCTTCGTGCTGATCGATCTTCCGAACACGTTTCATTCGTTCGAGGCGGATTCGCTGGATGACCAGAACCACTTCGCCTTTGCGCTCAAGCCGCGCGGGCGCGGCGCCGAAGGAGTGCCGTTTGGCAAGCTCGATCCCGGCGAGCGTCACCTTGTGCAGGGGCCGCTGGTGTGGGCCGCTGCCAAGTCGAAGTACTTCATTGTCGGGGTGCTGGGGAGCGAGGGAGATGACTCGTTTGCCGAAGCCGTGACAGTGGGTGGCCCGCGCACGACGAAGCGCGCGACGTCGGCCACGGGGACGGTCGTCACTCGTCTCAACAACGGGACGTTCCGGTTCGAGCTGTACACAGGGCCGCAGCAGTACAAGCGCCTGCAGGCGCTCGGACGCGAGTTCGAGAACTCGAATCCCTATGGCGGCTGGTTGCAGGGAGTGGTGCAGCCCTTCGCAACGGTCGTGATGAAGATCCTGCTCTGGATGCGCGCCACGCTCAAGCTCGACTACGGCTGGCTGCTGGTCATCTTCGGCATCGCGGTGCGTCTCATCCTGTGGCCGCTGAACCACGGGGCGATGCGCACGAGCATGCGGATGCAGCGCATCCAGCCCGAGCTGAACGACATCCAGAAGCGCTACAAGGCCGACCCGCAGAAGATGCAGTCGGAGATGATGCGCGTGTACAAGGAACACGACATGAGCCCGTTCAGCACCTTTGCCGGGTGCTTACCAATGCTCTTGCCGATGCCCGTGCTGTTCGCGCTCTTCTTCGTCTTCCAGAACACCATCGAGTTTCGCGGCGTCCCGTTCTTGTGGCTGGCGGATATCTCGATCAAGGACCCGTACTACATCGTTCCCCTGTTGATGGGGGTCTCGATGTTCCTGCTGTCGTGGATCGGGATGCGCAATTCGCCGCCCAATCCGCAGGCGAAGATGATGCTCTACATCTTCCCGGTAATGATGACGTTCCTGTTCGCGAACTTTGCCTCTGGCCTCAATCTCTACTACGCCATCCAGAACATTGCCGCGCTGCCGCAGCAATGGTTGATTGCCAACGAGCGTGGAAAGCTGGGCGGTGGAGGGGGGAAGAAAGGCTAA
- a CDS encoding MBL fold metallo-hydrolase: MSPMGGTCTRESESAAVEIQFAGAAREVTGSCHIVRVNGKMLALDFGLFQGRRAESEEKNRRLPFDVQELDAVVLSHAHIDHSGRLPLLMREGYQQTIWCTPATRDLCAIMLADSAHIQEKDAEHLSRHNKAHADPLYTARDAARTVEQMISVPFKKRVEILPGVQLTFVEAGHILGSASVILDCTEGDTTTRLVFSGDIGRSGLPIIRDPEPPEGADIVIMESTYGNRDHPAFEDAQARLAAIVSQTAKRGGKLLIPAFAVGRTQELVYELHALARAGKIPEIPIFIDSPLAIDATSVFEMHPDIFDRSERMVQDASNLFRFDLVRYTRDTAESKALNTMRGPMVVIAASGMAESGRILHHLLNGADDPRNTILIVGFMAEHTLGRRILEKQPVIKVFGDEVPLRAQVEVLNGYSAHGDRTDLREWIRHVRGQGSAPRTVFLVHGEAEAQDAFAEALRTDGFHVVVPSLGERVHV, encoded by the coding sequence ATGTCGCCCATGGGCGGCACCTGCACCAGGGAGAGTGAGAGCGCAGCTGTGGAGATCCAGTTTGCAGGGGCCGCCCGTGAGGTCACCGGGTCGTGTCACATCGTCCGGGTAAACGGCAAGATGCTGGCGCTCGACTTTGGCCTGTTCCAGGGGCGACGTGCCGAGTCGGAGGAGAAGAACCGGCGCCTCCCGTTCGATGTGCAGGAGCTGGACGCCGTCGTTCTCTCGCATGCCCACATCGATCACTCTGGGCGCCTCCCCCTCCTGATGCGCGAGGGGTACCAGCAGACGATCTGGTGCACGCCGGCCACGCGCGACCTGTGCGCGATCATGCTCGCCGATTCGGCGCACATCCAGGAAAAGGATGCAGAGCACCTAAGCCGCCACAACAAGGCACACGCCGACCCGTTGTACACGGCGCGCGACGCGGCGCGAACGGTTGAGCAGATGATCTCGGTCCCCTTCAAGAAGCGGGTCGAGATCCTTCCCGGCGTGCAGCTCACGTTCGTCGAGGCGGGACACATCCTCGGCTCGGCGTCGGTGATCCTTGACTGCACCGAGGGAGACACGACGACCCGCCTGGTCTTCTCCGGTGACATCGGGCGATCGGGACTCCCGATCATTCGTGACCCCGAACCGCCCGAAGGGGCGGATATCGTCATCATGGAGTCGACGTACGGGAACCGCGACCACCCGGCGTTCGAGGATGCCCAGGCTCGACTCGCGGCGATCGTGAGCCAGACGGCGAAGCGCGGCGGGAAGCTCCTGATCCCGGCGTTCGCGGTGGGGCGCACGCAGGAACTCGTCTACGAACTCCACGCGCTCGCGCGCGCGGGGAAGATTCCCGAGATCCCGATCTTCATCGACTCGCCGCTCGCCATCGACGCCACGTCGGTCTTCGAGATGCACCCCGACATCTTCGATCGCTCGGAGCGGATGGTGCAGGATGCGTCGAACCTGTTTCGTTTCGACCTGGTGCGATACACGCGCGACACCGCGGAGTCGAAAGCGCTCAACACGATGCGCGGCCCCATGGTGGTGATCGCGGCATCGGGGATGGCAGAGTCGGGGCGCATCCTGCATCATCTGCTGAATGGGGCCGACGATCCGCGCAACACGATCCTCATCGTCGGCTTCATGGCCGAGCACACGCTGGGGCGGCGCATCCTCGAGAAGCAGCCGGTGATCAAGGTGTTCGGTGACGAGGTGCCACTGCGCGCGCAGGTCGAGGTGCTCAACGGGTACAGCGCGCATGGCGACCGCACCGACCTGCGCGAGTGGATCCGACACGTTCGGGGGCAGGGGAGCGCTCCGCGCACGGTCTTCCTCGTGCACGGCGAGGCGGAGGCGCAGGACGCGTTCGCCGAGGCGCTGCGCACCGACGGATTCCACGTCGTGGTGCCGTCACTCGGCGAGCGCGTGCACGTCTGA
- the rpmH gene encoding 50S ribosomal protein L34: MGKPTYRPRNKRRIRKHGFRTRMETKWGREVLSRRRKKGRKRLTVKLPSKYAAA; this comes from the coding sequence ATGGGCAAGCCGACGTATCGTCCGCGGAACAAGCGCCGGATTCGCAAGCACGGATTCCGCACCCGCATGGAGACGAAGTGGGGGCGCGAAGTTCTGAGCCGGCGCCGCAAGAAGGGGCGCAAGCGGTTGACGGTTAAGCTGCCGTCCAAGTACGCGGCCGCCTAG
- a CDS encoding YdcF family protein: MGSAAWTNRRIALMGARLLVVAWLVSLGGVLLWGTRDAARASDAIVVLGAAQYDGRPSPVLRARLDHALSLWKRGLAPRVILTGGKGAGDTTSEAAVGRVYMLRRGVPDTALLMENEGRSTAESLGGVARLAKRRGIEDIILVSDPFHMMRLQILAWRHGLHAVPSPTLTSPISANRMESVGYILSESLKVPLTALLALTPAMSN; this comes from the coding sequence ATGGGTTCCGCCGCCTGGACGAATCGACGCATCGCCCTGATGGGGGCACGCCTCCTGGTGGTGGCGTGGCTGGTGTCGCTCGGCGGCGTCCTGTTGTGGGGGACGCGCGATGCGGCGCGTGCGTCGGACGCGATCGTCGTGCTCGGCGCTGCCCAGTATGACGGGCGTCCTTCCCCGGTGTTGCGCGCGCGCCTGGACCACGCGCTCTCGTTATGGAAGCGCGGCCTGGCGCCGCGGGTGATCCTTACCGGCGGCAAGGGAGCGGGCGACACGACGAGCGAGGCAGCGGTGGGGCGCGTGTACATGTTGCGGCGCGGCGTTCCCGACACGGCGTTGCTGATGGAAAACGAGGGGCGCAGCACGGCCGAGTCGCTGGGCGGCGTGGCGCGGCTCGCGAAGCGGCGCGGGATCGAGGATATCATCCTCGTGTCGGACCCGTTTCACATGATGCGGCTGCAGATCCTGGCGTGGCGGCACGGCCTGCACGCCGTCCCCTCCCCCACGTTGACGAGCCCCATCTCGGCCAACCGCATGGAGTCTGTCGGGTATATCCTGTCGGAGTCGCTCAAGGTGCCACTGACGGCACTGCTGGCGCTGACGCCGGCCATGTCAAACTAG